A part of Anabas testudineus chromosome 7, fAnaTes1.2, whole genome shotgun sequence genomic DNA contains:
- the LOC113167056 gene encoding ral GTPase-activating protein subunit beta isoform X8, with protein sequence MYSEWRSLQLVVQSDQGHLSVLHTYPSNVGTEVANAVVRPLGTAVNPLAPENILKTDKEVKWTMEVLCYGLTLPLEGDTVKLCVDVYTDWMMALVSPRDLVPQPVVREPNMYVQTILKHLYNVFVPRPEQHSLNHIRLCQQVLTAVQKLARESVSMVRETWEVLLLFLLRINDTLLAPPTVGVGVAEKLAEKLMAVLFEVWLLACARCFPTPPYWKTAREMLANWRHHPPVVEQWSRVTCALTSRLLRSTHGPSFPPFKVPDEDANLIPLEMDSDCVAQTWYRFLHMLSNPVDLSNPAIVSTTPKFQEQFLNSSGIPHEVVLHPCLKQLPQIFFRAMRGVSCLVDAFLGISRPRADSAPPTPVNRMSMSPPPSIANTTPPHSRKQRHTVVTKTTSKSSTGSGQPTKVSQQQQQQQQQQQTSSSPTLLSSPNQSSWESRPLPAPARPKVNSILNLFGQWLFDAALVHCKLHSGLSRDPSMTAIATQVGLELRRKGSQMSTDSMVSNPMFDANEFPESYEAGRAEACGTLCRIFCSKKTGEEILPVYLSRFYMVLIQGLQISDFICRPVLASIILNSSSLFCTDLKGINVVVPYFIAALETIVPDRELSKFKMYVNPTDLRRASINILLAMLPLPHHFGNIKSEVLLEGKFNEEDGWPHDQPVSFLSLRLRLVNVLIGALQTETDPINTQLILGAMLNIVQDSALLESIGAQTETGSIDGSHMTVNSNSHSRTNSGISFTSGGSTEATSPDSERPAQALLRDYDTAAGLLVRSIHLVTQRLNSQWRQDMSISLAALELLAGLAKVKVGVDSADRKRAVSSICGYIVYQCSRPAPLQSRDLHSMIVAAFQFLCVWLTEHPDMLDEKDCLVEVLEIVELGISGSKSRQEQEVRHKGEKEHNPASMRVKDAAEATLSCIMQVLGAFPSPSGPASTCSLLNEDTLIRYARLSATGGSNFRYFVLDNSVILAMLEQPLGNEQNPSPSVTVLIRGTAGRHAWTMQLFHQPRGARANQRVFLPESRPTPNNDVGIKYNVKQRPFPEEVDKIPLVKADVSIPDLDDIVSKELEVQHDRLRTLMTKQIEYENALERHSEEIWRSKHFPDPQTDCKPPPPSQEFQTARLFLSHFGFLSLEALKEPSNSRLPPHLIGLESSPGFFDDISYLDLLPCRPFDTVFIFYVRAGQKSSAEILRNVESSSSVQPHFLEFLLSLGWPVDVGRHPGWTGHLDTSWSLNSCSDSNEIQQTEEAATPEDTGGSVFNGEKQVLYYADALTEIAFVVPSLTENSEESSVHSDSTVEADTNTELMPGLLKQPNLTLELFPNHSENLESAKKMSPLVKTKRSSTGKSFPPLGPETKVFVVWVECFDDIENFPLSDLLAETSTGLEASMSNSTSCRSGLLEKDVPLIFIHPLKTGLFRVRLHGAVGKFSMVIPLVDGMVVSRRALGFLVRQTVINVCRRKRLESDLYNPPHVRRKQKITEIVQRYRSKQLEPEFYTSLFHEVGEGKPNL encoded by the exons ATGTACTCCGAGTGGCGCTCGCTGCAGTTGGTGGTGCAGAGTGACCAGGGCCACCTAAGTGTTCTGCACACCTATCCCTCCAATGTGGGCACGGAGGTGGCAAATGCTGTGGTCAGACCCCTGGGCACAGCTGTAAACCCCTTGGCCCCAGAGAACATCCTCAAGACAGACAAGGAG GTTAAGTGGACCATGGAGGTATTGTGTTATGGCCTCACCCTCCCCCTTGAAGGGGACACTGTCAAGCTTTGTGTAGATGTGTACACAGACTGGATGATGGCCTTGGTATCGCCCAGAGACCTGGTGCCTCAGCCAGTGGTTAGAGAGCCCAATATGTATGTGCAGACCATTCTGAAACATCTCTACAACGTCTTTGTACCAAG GCCTGAACAGCACAGTCTAAACCACATCAGACTTTGCCAGCAGGTTTTAACTGCAGTCCAGAAACTGGCAAGAGAGTCTGTTTCCATGGTGAGGGAAACCTGGGAggtgctgctgctcttcctgctTCGCATCAATGACACATTGCTCGCCCCACCCACGGTTGGAG TTGGTGTGGCAGAAAAACTGGCAGAGAAATTAATGGCAGTGCTGTTTGAAGTGTGGCTGCTGGCGTGTGCTCGCTGTTTTCCCACGCCACCATACTGGAAGACGGCAAGGGAGATGCTGGCCAACTGGAGACACCACCCTCCTGTGGTAGAGCAGTGGAGCAGAGTGACCTGCGCCCTAACCTCCAG ACTTTTGCGCTCTACCCATGGACCGTCTTTCCCACCTTTTAAAGTCCCTGATGAGGATGCCAACCTGATTCCTTTGGAGATGGACAGTGACTGTGTGGCACAGACATGGTACCGCTTCCTCCACATGCTCAG CAACCCAGTGGACCTTAGCAATCCTGCAATAGTGAGCACCACTCCAAAGTTTCAGGAACAGTTTCTCAACTCCAGCGGTATCCCTCATGAAGTGGTGTTGCATCCGTGTTTGAAACAGCTACCCCAGATCTTCTTCAGGGCTATGCGGGGCGTCAGCTGCCTCGTGGATGCCTTTTTGG GTATATCACGTCCTAGGGCTGACAGTGCCCCACCCACCCCAGTGAATAGAATGAGCATGTCTCCTCCCCCTTCTATTGCCAACACCACTCCCCCTCACAGCCGCAAGCAACGGCATACAGTGGTCACGAAAACCACAAGCAAAAGTTCAACT GGCAGTGGTCAACCAACCAAAGTAtcccagcagcaacagcagcagcagcagcagcagcaaacttCGTCTTCCCCGACACTGCTGTCCAGCCCCAACCAGAGCAGCTGGGAGTCTCGGCCACTGCCGGCGCCAGCACGACCAAAGGTCAACAGCATCCTCAACCTGTTCGGCCAGTGGCTTTTTGACGCTGCTCTGGTCCACTGTAAGCTCCACAGTGGCCTCAGTCGAGACCCTAGCATGACCG CAATAGCTACTCAAGTGGGTCTGGAGTTGAGGAGGAAGGGTTCCCAAATGTCCACAGACTCCATGGTGTCTAACCCCATGTTTGATGCCAATGAATTCCCAGAGAGCTATGAGGCAGGACGAGCTGAGGCCTGCGGGACTCTCTGCCGCATATTCTGTAGCAAGAAAACTGGAGAAGAGATTCTGCCTGTGTACCTTTCAAG GTTCTACATGGTCCTGATTCAAGGTCTCCAGATCTCTGATTTCATCTGTAGACCAGTTCTGGCTTCTATCATTCTcaactcttcctctctcttttgtACTGACCTGAAGGGCATCAATGTGGTGGTGCCCTACTTCATAGCTGCTTTGGAGACTATTGTACCAGACAG GGAGCTGTCGAAATTCAAGATGTATGTAAACCCTACTGACTTGAGGAGAGCTTCCATCAACATCCTGCTTGCCATGTTGCCATTGCCGCATCACTTTGGCAATATCAAATCAGAG GTTCTGTTGGAGGGAAAATTCAATGAGGAGGATGGATGGCCTCATGATCAGCCTGTGTCTTTTCTGTCCCTGAGGCTACGTCTTGTCAATGTCCTCATAGGAGCACTGCAGACTGAGACTGATCCCATTAACACACAGCTCATTCTTG GCGCAATGTTAAATATTGTTCAAGACTCAGCACTGTTGGAGTCCATAGgtgcacagacagaaaca GGGAGTATAGATGGAAGCCACATGACAGTGAACAGTAATAGTCACAGCCGTACCAACAGTGGAATCAGTTTCACCAGTGGAGGCAGCACAGAGGCCACCAGTCCAGACTCTGAACGTCCTGCCCAGGCACTGCTTCGAGACTAtg ATACGGCGGCAGGCTTATTGGTGCGCAGCATCCACCTGGTTACTCAGAGACTCAACTCCCAGTGGAGGCAAGACATGAGCATCTCACTGGCTGCGCTGGAGCTGCTGGCTGGGCTCGCTAAG GTAAAAGTGGGAGTAGACTCTGCAGATCGCAAACGTGCTGTCAGTTCTATATGTGGGTACATTGTGTACCAGTGCAGCCGTCCAGCTCCTCTTCAATCCCGAGACCTCCACTCCATGATTGTAGCAGCctttcagtttctctgtgtgtggctCACCGAGCATCCGGACATGCTGGATGAAAAG gATTGTTTAGTAGAAGTGTTGGAAATTGTGGAGCTGGGAATCTCTGGCAGCAAGTCCCgacaggaacaggaagtccGACATAAAGGAGAAAAGGAGCACAACCCAGCTTCAATGAGGGTGAAAGATGCTGCTGAGGCGACTTTGTCCTG TATCATGCAGGTGTTGGGGGCATTCCCTTCTCCCAGTGGGCCTGCCTCCACATGCAGCCTGCTGAATGAAGATACTCTGATTCGCTATGCTAGGCTCAGTGCCACAGGAGGCAGCAACTTCCGTTATTTTGTCCTGGACAACTCTGTCATTCTAGCCATGCTGGAGCAACCTCTGGGCAATGAGCAGA ACCCTAGTCCATCAGTGACCGTTTTGATCCGAGGGACAGCTGGCAGACATGCCTGGACCATGCAGCTTTTCCACCAACCCAGAGGAGCTCGAGCCAATCAGAGG GTGTTTCTTCCTGAGAGCCGTCCAACGCCCAATAATGATGTCGGTATCAAGTACAATGTCAAGCAAAGGCCCTTTCCTGAGGAGGTGGATAAGATTCCACTTGTTAAAGCAGATGTCAGTATTCCAGACCTGGATGACATTGTCAGTAAAGAG cTGGAAGTTCAGCACGACAGACTTCGTACTCTGATGACCAAGCAAATAGAGTATGAGAACGCTCTGGAGAGGCACAGTGAAGAAATCTGGAGATCCAAGCATTTCCCTGACCCACAGACTGACTGCAAACCCCCTCCACCTTCGCAGGAGTTCCAGACAGCACGCCTCTTCCTCTCCCATTTTGGCTTTCTGTCTCTGGAGGCACTTAAG GAGCCCAGCAACAGTCGTCTACCTCCTCATCTAATTGGCCTAGAATCATCCCCAGGGTTTTTTGATGACATCAGCTACCTGGACCTGCTTCCCTGCCGACCATTTGACACAGTCTTTATTTTCTATGTCAGAGCTGGACAGAAAAGCAGTGCTGAG ATCCTGAGAAACGTGGAGTCATCATCCAGTGTCCAGCCCCACTTTTTAGAGTTCCTGTTGTCCTTGGGCTGGCCTGTGGACGTGGGACGCCACCCAGGGTGGACAGGACACTTAGATACAAGCTGGTCCCTCAACTCCTGCTCTGACAGCaatgaaatacaacaaaccG aggaagcagCTACTCCTGAGGACACAGGGGGTTCAGTCTTCAATGGGGAGAAGCAGGTTTTGTACTATGCTGATGCTCTGACAGAGATTGCCTTCGTTGTCCCTTCTTTAACAGAAAATTCAG AGGAATCATCAGTGCACAGTGACTCCACTGTGGAGGCAGACACCAACACAGAACTCATGCCTGGTTTACTCAAACAACCCAATCTCACACTGGAGCTGTTCCCCAACCATTCTGAAAACCTGGAGTCTGCTAAAAAG ATGAGTCCTTTGGTGAAGACAAAGAGGTCATCGACTGGAAAGTCTTTCCCACCACTGGGTCCTGAGACTAAGGTGTTTGTGGTCTGGGTGGAGTGCTTTGATGATATCG agaACTTCCCACTGTCTGACCTTTTGGCGGAAACCAGCACAGGCCTGGAAGCTAGCATGAGCAACAGCACTTCCTGCAG GTCGGGGTTACTTGAGAAGGACGTtcctctgatcttcatccacCCTCTGAAGACGGGGCTTTTTAGGGTCCGGCTGCATGGAGCTGTGGGCAAATTTAGCATGGTGATTCCCCTGGTGGATGGCATGGTGGTCAGCCGCAGAGCTCTAG GTTTTCTTGTTCGTCAGACCGTCATCAATGTGTGCCGAAGGAAGCGCCTGGAAAGTGACTTGTACAACCCGCCTCACGTGAGGCGGAAGCAGAAAATAACTGAGATTGTCCAGCGTTATCGCAGCAAACAACTGGAGCCTGAGTTTTACACCTCGCTCTTCCACGAGGTGGGGGAGGGAAAGCCTAATCTCTAA
- the LOC113167056 gene encoding ral GTPase-activating protein subunit beta isoform X5, producing the protein MYSEWRSLQLVVQSDQGHLSVLHTYPSNVGTEVANAVVRPLGTAVNPLAPENILKTDKEVKWTMEVLCYGLTLPLEGDTVKLCVDVYTDWMMALVSPRDLVPQPVVREPNMYVQTILKHLYNVFVPRPEQHSLNHIRLCQQVLTAVQKLARESVSMVRETWEVLLLFLLRINDTLLAPPTVGVGVAEKLAEKLMAVLFEVWLLACARCFPTPPYWKTAREMLANWRHHPPVVEQWSRVTCALTSRLLRSTHGPSFPPFKVPDEDANLIPLEMDSDCVAQTWYRFLHMLSNPVDLSNPAIVSTTPKFQEQFLNSSGIPHEVVLHPCLKQLPQIFFRAMRGVSCLVDAFLGISRPRADSAPPTPVNRMSMSPPPSIANTTPPHSRKQRHTVVTKTTSKSSTGSGQPTKVSQQQQQQQQQQQTSSSPTLLSSPNQSSWESRPLPAPARPKVNSILNLFGQWLFDAALVHCKLHSGLSRDPSMTAIATQVGLELRRKGSQMSTDSMVSNPMFDANEFPESYEAGRAEACGTLCRIFCSKKTGEEILPVYLSRFYMVLIQGLQISDFICRPVLASIILNSSSLFCTDLKGINVVVPYFIAALETIVPDRELSKFKMYVNPTDLRRASINILLAMLPLPHHFGNIKSEVLLEGKFNEEDGWPHDQPVSFLSLRLRLVNVLIGALQTETDPINTQLILGAMLNIVQDSALLESIGAQTETGSIDGSHMTVNSNSHSRTNSGISFTSGGSTEATSPDSERPAQALLRDYALPDTAAGLLVRSIHLVTQRLNSQWRQDMSISLAALELLAGLAKVKVGVDSADRKRAVSSICGYIVYQCSRPAPLQSRDLHSMIVAAFQFLCVWLTEHPDMLDEKDCLVEVLEIVELGISGSKSRQEQEVRHKGEKEHNPASMRVKDAAEATLSCIMQVLGAFPSPSGPASTCSLLNEDTLIRYARLSATGGSNFRYFVLDNSVILAMLEQPLGNEQNPSPSVTVLIRGTAGRHAWTMQLFHQPRGARANQRQVFLPESRPTPNNDVGIKYNVKQRPFPEEVDKIPLVKADVSIPDLDDIVSKEVCCMGWQDDSRAANTLLSNYPHLEVQHDRLRTLMTKQIEYENALERHSEEIWRSKHFPDPQTDCKPPPPSQEFQTARLFLSHFGFLSLEALKEPSNSRLPPHLIGLESSPGFFDDISYLDLLPCRPFDTVFIFYVRAGQKSSAEILRNVESSSSVQPHFLEFLLSLGWPVDVGRHPGWTGHLDTSWSLNSCSDSNEIQQTEEAATPEDTGGSVFNGEKQVLYYADALTEIAFVVPSLTENSEESSVHSDSTVEADTNTELMPGLLKQPNLTLELFPNHSENLESAKKMSPLVKTKRSSTGKSFPPLGPETKVFVVWVECFDDIENFPLSDLLAETSTGLEASMSNSTSCRSGLLEKDVPLIFIHPLKTGLFRVRLHGAVGKFSMVIPLVDGMVVSRRALGFLVRQTVINVCRRKRLESDLYNPPHVRRKQKITEIVQRYRSKQLEPEFYTSLFHEVGEGKPNL; encoded by the exons ATGTACTCCGAGTGGCGCTCGCTGCAGTTGGTGGTGCAGAGTGACCAGGGCCACCTAAGTGTTCTGCACACCTATCCCTCCAATGTGGGCACGGAGGTGGCAAATGCTGTGGTCAGACCCCTGGGCACAGCTGTAAACCCCTTGGCCCCAGAGAACATCCTCAAGACAGACAAGGAG GTTAAGTGGACCATGGAGGTATTGTGTTATGGCCTCACCCTCCCCCTTGAAGGGGACACTGTCAAGCTTTGTGTAGATGTGTACACAGACTGGATGATGGCCTTGGTATCGCCCAGAGACCTGGTGCCTCAGCCAGTGGTTAGAGAGCCCAATATGTATGTGCAGACCATTCTGAAACATCTCTACAACGTCTTTGTACCAAG GCCTGAACAGCACAGTCTAAACCACATCAGACTTTGCCAGCAGGTTTTAACTGCAGTCCAGAAACTGGCAAGAGAGTCTGTTTCCATGGTGAGGGAAACCTGGGAggtgctgctgctcttcctgctTCGCATCAATGACACATTGCTCGCCCCACCCACGGTTGGAG TTGGTGTGGCAGAAAAACTGGCAGAGAAATTAATGGCAGTGCTGTTTGAAGTGTGGCTGCTGGCGTGTGCTCGCTGTTTTCCCACGCCACCATACTGGAAGACGGCAAGGGAGATGCTGGCCAACTGGAGACACCACCCTCCTGTGGTAGAGCAGTGGAGCAGAGTGACCTGCGCCCTAACCTCCAG ACTTTTGCGCTCTACCCATGGACCGTCTTTCCCACCTTTTAAAGTCCCTGATGAGGATGCCAACCTGATTCCTTTGGAGATGGACAGTGACTGTGTGGCACAGACATGGTACCGCTTCCTCCACATGCTCAG CAACCCAGTGGACCTTAGCAATCCTGCAATAGTGAGCACCACTCCAAAGTTTCAGGAACAGTTTCTCAACTCCAGCGGTATCCCTCATGAAGTGGTGTTGCATCCGTGTTTGAAACAGCTACCCCAGATCTTCTTCAGGGCTATGCGGGGCGTCAGCTGCCTCGTGGATGCCTTTTTGG GTATATCACGTCCTAGGGCTGACAGTGCCCCACCCACCCCAGTGAATAGAATGAGCATGTCTCCTCCCCCTTCTATTGCCAACACCACTCCCCCTCACAGCCGCAAGCAACGGCATACAGTGGTCACGAAAACCACAAGCAAAAGTTCAACT GGCAGTGGTCAACCAACCAAAGTAtcccagcagcaacagcagcagcagcagcagcagcaaacttCGTCTTCCCCGACACTGCTGTCCAGCCCCAACCAGAGCAGCTGGGAGTCTCGGCCACTGCCGGCGCCAGCACGACCAAAGGTCAACAGCATCCTCAACCTGTTCGGCCAGTGGCTTTTTGACGCTGCTCTGGTCCACTGTAAGCTCCACAGTGGCCTCAGTCGAGACCCTAGCATGACCG CAATAGCTACTCAAGTGGGTCTGGAGTTGAGGAGGAAGGGTTCCCAAATGTCCACAGACTCCATGGTGTCTAACCCCATGTTTGATGCCAATGAATTCCCAGAGAGCTATGAGGCAGGACGAGCTGAGGCCTGCGGGACTCTCTGCCGCATATTCTGTAGCAAGAAAACTGGAGAAGAGATTCTGCCTGTGTACCTTTCAAG GTTCTACATGGTCCTGATTCAAGGTCTCCAGATCTCTGATTTCATCTGTAGACCAGTTCTGGCTTCTATCATTCTcaactcttcctctctcttttgtACTGACCTGAAGGGCATCAATGTGGTGGTGCCCTACTTCATAGCTGCTTTGGAGACTATTGTACCAGACAG GGAGCTGTCGAAATTCAAGATGTATGTAAACCCTACTGACTTGAGGAGAGCTTCCATCAACATCCTGCTTGCCATGTTGCCATTGCCGCATCACTTTGGCAATATCAAATCAGAG GTTCTGTTGGAGGGAAAATTCAATGAGGAGGATGGATGGCCTCATGATCAGCCTGTGTCTTTTCTGTCCCTGAGGCTACGTCTTGTCAATGTCCTCATAGGAGCACTGCAGACTGAGACTGATCCCATTAACACACAGCTCATTCTTG GCGCAATGTTAAATATTGTTCAAGACTCAGCACTGTTGGAGTCCATAGgtgcacagacagaaaca GGGAGTATAGATGGAAGCCACATGACAGTGAACAGTAATAGTCACAGCCGTACCAACAGTGGAATCAGTTTCACCAGTGGAGGCAGCACAGAGGCCACCAGTCCAGACTCTGAACGTCCTGCCCAGGCACTGCTTCGAGACTAtg CTCTTCCAGATACGGCGGCAGGCTTATTGGTGCGCAGCATCCACCTGGTTACTCAGAGACTCAACTCCCAGTGGAGGCAAGACATGAGCATCTCACTGGCTGCGCTGGAGCTGCTGGCTGGGCTCGCTAAG GTAAAAGTGGGAGTAGACTCTGCAGATCGCAAACGTGCTGTCAGTTCTATATGTGGGTACATTGTGTACCAGTGCAGCCGTCCAGCTCCTCTTCAATCCCGAGACCTCCACTCCATGATTGTAGCAGCctttcagtttctctgtgtgtggctCACCGAGCATCCGGACATGCTGGATGAAAAG gATTGTTTAGTAGAAGTGTTGGAAATTGTGGAGCTGGGAATCTCTGGCAGCAAGTCCCgacaggaacaggaagtccGACATAAAGGAGAAAAGGAGCACAACCCAGCTTCAATGAGGGTGAAAGATGCTGCTGAGGCGACTTTGTCCTG TATCATGCAGGTGTTGGGGGCATTCCCTTCTCCCAGTGGGCCTGCCTCCACATGCAGCCTGCTGAATGAAGATACTCTGATTCGCTATGCTAGGCTCAGTGCCACAGGAGGCAGCAACTTCCGTTATTTTGTCCTGGACAACTCTGTCATTCTAGCCATGCTGGAGCAACCTCTGGGCAATGAGCAGA ACCCTAGTCCATCAGTGACCGTTTTGATCCGAGGGACAGCTGGCAGACATGCCTGGACCATGCAGCTTTTCCACCAACCCAGAGGAGCTCGAGCCAATCAGAGG CAGGTGTTTCTTCCTGAGAGCCGTCCAACGCCCAATAATGATGTCGGTATCAAGTACAATGTCAAGCAAAGGCCCTTTCCTGAGGAGGTGGATAAGATTCCACTTGTTAAAGCAGATGTCAGTATTCCAGACCTGGATGACATTGTCAGTAAAGAG GTGTGTTGTATGGGCTGGCAGGATGATTCAAGAGCTGCAAATACACTGCTGAGTAATTACCCACAC cTGGAAGTTCAGCACGACAGACTTCGTACTCTGATGACCAAGCAAATAGAGTATGAGAACGCTCTGGAGAGGCACAGTGAAGAAATCTGGAGATCCAAGCATTTCCCTGACCCACAGACTGACTGCAAACCCCCTCCACCTTCGCAGGAGTTCCAGACAGCACGCCTCTTCCTCTCCCATTTTGGCTTTCTGTCTCTGGAGGCACTTAAG GAGCCCAGCAACAGTCGTCTACCTCCTCATCTAATTGGCCTAGAATCATCCCCAGGGTTTTTTGATGACATCAGCTACCTGGACCTGCTTCCCTGCCGACCATTTGACACAGTCTTTATTTTCTATGTCAGAGCTGGACAGAAAAGCAGTGCTGAG ATCCTGAGAAACGTGGAGTCATCATCCAGTGTCCAGCCCCACTTTTTAGAGTTCCTGTTGTCCTTGGGCTGGCCTGTGGACGTGGGACGCCACCCAGGGTGGACAGGACACTTAGATACAAGCTGGTCCCTCAACTCCTGCTCTGACAGCaatgaaatacaacaaaccG aggaagcagCTACTCCTGAGGACACAGGGGGTTCAGTCTTCAATGGGGAGAAGCAGGTTTTGTACTATGCTGATGCTCTGACAGAGATTGCCTTCGTTGTCCCTTCTTTAACAGAAAATTCAG AGGAATCATCAGTGCACAGTGACTCCACTGTGGAGGCAGACACCAACACAGAACTCATGCCTGGTTTACTCAAACAACCCAATCTCACACTGGAGCTGTTCCCCAACCATTCTGAAAACCTGGAGTCTGCTAAAAAG ATGAGTCCTTTGGTGAAGACAAAGAGGTCATCGACTGGAAAGTCTTTCCCACCACTGGGTCCTGAGACTAAGGTGTTTGTGGTCTGGGTGGAGTGCTTTGATGATATCG agaACTTCCCACTGTCTGACCTTTTGGCGGAAACCAGCACAGGCCTGGAAGCTAGCATGAGCAACAGCACTTCCTGCAG GTCGGGGTTACTTGAGAAGGACGTtcctctgatcttcatccacCCTCTGAAGACGGGGCTTTTTAGGGTCCGGCTGCATGGAGCTGTGGGCAAATTTAGCATGGTGATTCCCCTGGTGGATGGCATGGTGGTCAGCCGCAGAGCTCTAG GTTTTCTTGTTCGTCAGACCGTCATCAATGTGTGCCGAAGGAAGCGCCTGGAAAGTGACTTGTACAACCCGCCTCACGTGAGGCGGAAGCAGAAAATAACTGAGATTGTCCAGCGTTATCGCAGCAAACAACTGGAGCCTGAGTTTTACACCTCGCTCTTCCACGAGGTGGGGGAGGGAAAGCCTAATCTCTAA